In the genome of Arachis stenosperma cultivar V10309 chromosome 6, arast.V10309.gnm1.PFL2, whole genome shotgun sequence, the window TAGCTATAGTAATATAAAACAGAGTTTCATTTTGATGCACTGACAGTGTAAAACGTTTTACAGTGCAATCACATCCGTTCTTTTGGATGACCATTCGCAAGGTCAATGTGAAAGGTAGTAATTTTTACTGGTGTGGCGTTACATAATTGGATGCATGTGTAAAATTACCTTAGACTaacagtgcatcaaaattaaattcataaaaagTTTGGGGTAACTTATCTAATATCTTGTAACTATAGTTGTATCTGTGTATATTTAACACATCTGGTATGTTGTTCACACAAGTGGATGTAGATTTGACCATCTATGATTCCTATTCCACTCTTCTAACAAAATCAACTACACAGTACACGGGGACTTTTATACAGTTTAAGTATTTTATGCACCACTTTCGACCAAGCTAGGCTGAAGAAGCAATTGAGTGAATCTGAATATACACTTCTTCCATAAATAAACTAtactttttatttatctatttattttggTTAAAACAAGCTATATTTTGTCCCTTCACCCTTTTTCGTAAAGTTGAAATAAAAACTGTGTATATACAAGTGCAGGCTTACTTCGAATTTGCTCCTGCTCACGGAGCCACTGTTTGCGCAGCCTTTCACGCTCAGCTTGTTCCTCAGCCTCTCGCTCACTAAACAGCCACCCTCATCACTCCAATGCCCGGATGTTAGGGAAATAAACAATAAAGAAAGGATGAAAGCATGAAACAATAAGAGAAAAGGAGGGAAGAGAGATGCCACACCTGTCAGGTAGAAAGCTGGTTTCAACAGTAGGGTCTTTTCCAAGTTTACCACGTCTTAGTCTCTCCAGATTCTCTGCTGACACAGAACGAAGTTATTTTAGAACAATGACATACCACAATATACATTTAAAGATTGGAAACTAGCTAAAAGAACAAGAACAGGTTGATTGGTGGAGGTCTAAAAAATTGGTCTTCGAAATGAACTTCAAGAACAGTAGAAATGTATAATACAAGAAATCATCTTCAACTATTGACATACTCCCCCTCCCCCCCtcccccccccaaaaaaaaaaaaaaaaaaagaaattgcgATAAAACATTAATAATATTATGAAGTCTTTTTTCTTTGATGATCTCTTTTTTTTCTGAGAAAAAATTACAGCAACATCATTAAAGACTCCATATGACTATTTAACAGTATTATTGTATTGATAAAATGAACAAGAACAACAATTTGAAACAAATCACAAGTTGTTGAAATATCCTCTTACTATCTTCTGGTTCCTCCTCTTCAGCATCATTATCAATATCCTCTGCAAACGACAATCGAGAATTTCCCTTTATCTTCCTCTTCTTGCGCTTCTCCAACTGAAGCTCCTCCTCCCTGTTtcaaaagagaaaacaaaactATAATGAATAACAACACACAAACCAAAAGCTGGATGAACAAGtgcaaaacaaaaaaaaacaaaaaaaacctACTCTTGCTGTTGCTTCTGAAgtttctccttctcttcttcctcaatctTGCTCTGAATATTAACCCTCTACTCAAAAGAACAGGCCATTTCATTCCATAAGACACAACAAATCACAAGAATATAGTAGAACAAGTTAACATTAACATCAACATTAACATTAACAGTATTGATAAATAAGAAATTACCTTCTCTACATACTGCTCTCTGGTGACAAGACCAACAGTTTCCTTCTTAAAAGCAGTCTCTAGAATCTGAAACAATCATTCATTAGAACCAAGGATAGATTAGTCAAATTCAAACCAACACAAAGAATCAAAGAGGAAATTGAATTGAACATTGAAAATGAACAATTACCTCAGAAGTGCTAGAGCCGAATTGAAGGAGACCAGGCTGGCCCTTGGCGGAGGCAGACTTGGTTTTGAGCTCTTGAATTTTACGGCGCTCAGCCTCTCTCTGCTTCTCAAGCCGTCGGATCCTCACCGCGTCTTGGGCGGTGCCGACGTAACCGTCTCCCATGCCCGACATCTTCTTCCCTTCCAAGCAACCGCAATCTCCAAACaacaaccctaaccctaacttGAATTTTCTCCTATTCCTCTCTCAGCTCAGATGGACGGAAAATTAAGGATATTGCCAGCGGCAATTGAAGACGGTGGTTCAGCCGCTGAAGGTGGAGGGGCGGCAAGGTTCGCACTTTGGACGAGAAGCTGACACTAATAaagtaataattaatttaatttttttatttaatgttctttttttttttggtcatggATTTAATGTTCTTTTGTCTCTAGTCTCTAcagatttttcttttaatttttggcGTGAAGTCAGAATGGTATGGACTTGGGCCTTTGTGCTCTTTTTGGTTGATCGCTATTGGGCCAGTGTTTAACCAATGTGTAATTTAAGACAAAAAAATTCTCTGTCTAATGAGATTACACAGAATTTAGTAATTATTTTAGGAATTAGCTAATGGGGAACTTTTTAACGgtgttaatataaaaaattttgcatTGAAAAGTTaaacattttaagtttttaatatatCCATTGTTTATTTAACgggaaaaaaatcaaatttttaattaaaataaccTTAGCGAAacccattattttattatgtctTTTAACCAAATGGTGGGTTCAATTCAATCCCTCATTTTTGTagtcaaaacaaaaaaatggtcacaaaaaattaaatcagaAACAAAATTACTCGTAAAAGAATGTAAgtatataattaacaaaatcatgcctagagaaaagataaaaaaaatatctgcAACACGCAaagtttttaaaccatttgacaaatcttttaaaataataatatggtTATGTATGCGTTTCTAAGTATTCGTGGACATTTTTCAATGCTATGACACATCAGCAGGAAGGTTGAACACGCCTAGCCACAACATGGTCCATCCAATATATAATGAGTTTTATTATTCTGTGTTTTAAATGTTTAAGTATACCATGAAatgaaatattttatattatttattataaaaataatttttttatatttttaatgtattaaatatgttaaaatatttttttatagtg includes:
- the LOC130936803 gene encoding protein XAP5 CIRCADIAN TIMEKEEPER isoform X1; the encoded protein is MSGMGDGYVGTAQDAVRIRRLEKQREAERRKIQELKTKSASAKGQPGLLQFGSSTSEILETAFKKETVGLVTREQYVEKRVNIQSKIEEEEKEKLQKQQQEEEELQLEKRKKRKIKGNSRLSFAEDIDNDAEEEEPEDTENLERLRRGKLGKDPTVETSFLPDSEREAEEQAERERLRKQWLREQEQIRNEPLEITYSYWDGTGHRRVIQVRKGDSIGEFLRAVQQQLAPEFREIRTTSVENLLYVKEDLIIPHQHSFYELIVNKARGKSGPLFHFDVHEDVRTIADATIEKDESHAGKVVERHWYEKNKHIFPASRWEIYDPTKKWERYTIHGD
- the LOC130936803 gene encoding protein XAP5 CIRCADIAN TIMEKEEPER isoform X2; the protein is MSGMGDGYVGTAQDAVRIRRLEKQREAERRKIQELKTKSASAKGQPGLLQFGSSTSEILETAFKKETVGLVTREQYVEKRVNIQSKIEEEEKEKLQKQQQEEEELQLEKRKKRKIKGNSRLSFAEDIDNDAEEEEPEDKNLERLRRGKLGKDPTVETSFLPDSEREAEEQAERERLRKQWLREQEQIRNEPLEITYSYWDGTGHRRVIQVRKGDSIGEFLRAVQQQLAPEFREIRTTSVENLLYVKEDLIIPHQHSFYELIVNKARGKSGPLFHFDVHEDVRTIADATIEKDESHAGKVVERHWYEKNKHIFPASRWEIYDPTKKWERYTIHGD